Part of the Octopus bimaculoides isolate UCB-OBI-ISO-001 chromosome 18, ASM119413v2, whole genome shotgun sequence genome is shown below.
TACCCGAATGCATTTAATAACACAAAATAAGATATACAAACattctataattaaaatatatattctcatattcttttactcgtaaataagtaccagttatccactggggtcgatgcaaccgacttacctcctccccaaaaatttcaggccttgtgcctttagtagaaattattattattattgttgttgttgttaaagcggcaagctagcagaatcgatagcaagccggacgaaatgcttagcggtattttgtctgtctttgcgttctgagttcaaattccaccgaagttgactttgcctttcattctttcaggctcgataaatcaagtaccaattgcgtactggggtccatctaatcgattATCCTTCCTcttccccctaaatttcaggccttgtgtctttcgtagaaaggattattattattattattaatatcatcatcatcgtcatcatcaccatcatcataattatcacatAATGATAATCCCAAAATActtggtacaaaaaaaaaaaaaactaaaaaattctAAGTTTTCAGATTATTTTCACTACAACGACAGAAAAATTACGATTTTTAAGAAACTAACACCCTAAGAACCGCAAttaactaattattaattaaatttaaaaacgaCTAAAATAGTTTAATGAATTGATAGCCGCGTCTGAACTAATTCCTGATGAAGGGTATTACTGTAGGTGGGGATGGGTATATATTGTTGACGGgtagagggagatttagttgaCTGGAGATAAGGGTAGATATGTAGGTGGCATAGGGGTATTAATGGGGTGGGGAATAAAGTTGACGAGTAGTGGGTGGATATAGCAGGTAGGTACACGGGGTATTTCTGCTAATGGTGAGGTGGGATATATTGTTGCGTGCGTGGgtggaaaatattaatattggtaGGGTAGTATTGTTTAGATGTGGGGTGGAGCATAGTTGAGGGTTGTCAGCACGTTTTAAATGGTAGAGGAGGGGGAGATGTAATCATATAGTTGACAGGTGCTGGGTAAATTCCATAGTTAGTGAGGTGGTTGTAATTGCCCGTTGGTGGTTATATTTCTGTAGTTGGCCGGTTACGGGTAGATACAGCCGATGGTTAGTGGACATATTTGTGTAGTCAGTGTGTGTGATAGCTCACTAGtggtgggtatatgtatatatctgtatacgtttAGGGGTACATATAATTAGCAGCTTCTAAGGTAGATATAGCTGACTGTTGGTGGGTATATTTCTGTACTTGGCCGGTAAGATATAATTAACGGGTGGAGGATACGTCTTGAAGCTAGTTTGGGTTATAGTTAACAAGTGATAGGTTTATGAGTAAATTTGTGTAGGTGTTTGGGTAGATATAATCTGCAGGTTCTGAGGTACGTATATTTTTGTAACTGACGGGTAGATATAGCTGACGGGTGGCGGGTATACTTCTGAAGTTAGTGTGGGGGATAGCTAGCTAGTAGTGGGTAGATTTTTATAGATGTTCTAGGTAGATATAATTTGCAAGTTCTTGGGTAGGTATAGCTGACGGGTGGTGGGTATATTTCTGTAGTTAGTGTGGGCAACAGCAAGCTAGTGGTGGGTAGATTTGTATAGGTGTTTGGGTCGATATAATTTGCAGGTTCTGGAATAGATACAGTTGGCCGGTGATAGATATATTTCTGTAATTGGCCGGCTAGATATAGCTGACGGATAGAGTAGGAGTTAAAATATAATTGACGGGTGTGGTAAAAGGGGTAGATATAGCTGACAGATTGTGGGTATAGAGGTATATTAGTGTTAGTGGCGGGGTAGATATGACGGGTGGCtggaatattatttacatattctcaTAACCTAATTTATATAACAGCGCAAACActtttcacacattcaaatttaaattcattaatcCTAAATGCaatgaaatgtatttatgtgtgagtgtgtgtatgagtatgtgtgtaagcgtgagtgtgtgtgtgtgtatgtgtgtaagcgtgagtgtgtgtgtgtgtgtgtgtgtgtgtgtgtgtgtgtgtgtgtgtgtgtattaaaacgtaattaataaataaactaattaattatatcaaatatcacAATTATATCAGGAGTCGATTGAAtggtgtatttttatttattcaaatgagtgtgtatgtatgtatctatgcatctatcattctatgtatgtagatgcgtgtgtatgtatgtatgtatgtatgcatgcatcagtGTATCTATGTTTTAGTGACGtacatgtattagtgtgtgtgagtgtgtgtgtggtgccttATTGAGGGCATGTACGTCGGTTGTGATATCTCGCAGCTCTTTCCATGTctataatcattattaatattattattattgttgttgttgttgcgtgaGAGACatcagcgcatgccatcaaagtgacactggggtacagaTATTCGAAGCTCAGTATATCCATCATAGTTACCCGCACGACAAGGGTACATCAGGTACACAATcacatgtgcgcgacattgtAACATTTACGTTTTGTTTTAGCATTGTTTTATGTGTTATTGCTCCATGATTGTTGTGTGTGGCGTTGATATCTTTTAGTTCCATAAAGGTAATTTCGATGCTATTAACTCTGTTTATCTAAAGCATTTTCTTAACTTTGTCCTAAACGTTCCTGCCTGTTTCTATGCTTGCatttagcccttgtttcatacattctgagtaatacAAAACCTTCTTTTAATAAATCCCATGAAAACCTGGTGGTTGAAAAAATCGggaatatttatcatatatgatgtatggaCACCCGGccagtatgttttatatattgcaTAGAATACACAGAACAGGCCAAGGGTTAGTGATGTTTTAAAGTATTTTACATGTAAGATAACACTATTACTTCCCGTTTTTAATATTGCTGACACTGCTGTTCACATTGGTATTCATTAATACTCTGTTGTTTTATTCTGGGGTATCGCTTGGTGACTTCTATCTTGTTATTTCGTACATTATGTTAGACaccatttttgatattttagaaTTCATTTGCTGAGGATTCGTGGCTTTTGTCCTTCTCTGACGGTATTCGTACGTCTTGGGAAAAGTGTTTCTAAGTGGGAAATATATTGATAGACTGGTATTCAATCTGTGACCACTCCGTCTTCTCTTCCTTTGCTTTCAGCCTTATGGTTGGtgatttgatatatgtgtgtgtgtgtgtatgtgtacctattCTTATTATATTCTCTACTTTCATGGTActccttatattttttatgtttatattcttatatttcaatatttttatcatctatgtcttaatataaatatgtggttaTTTGAATGGAATAGTATCTCATGTCATACATCTGAATTATGAATTTGCTTGTCTGAATGTTTAAGATGAATATCTGAAATTCTTAACTTATACCAAATTTTACAAATCTTTTGCTCGTATATACGAGCGAAAAAACAGTTGCACTATATACTGGAGCTTTATCGCCATTAAAATTCTCGTATNNNNNNNNNNNNNNNNNNATATAtatcaccatgatagatcgctagccactacacattcttttcttctctctttttttttctctccttgtttctttctgtggaaaagcgtaggctcgaaacgttaaaggtTTTTTCACTTcacgagcgttatactaatacatctatttgttttctacaccacctgtcttcgtcttttttttgtgtattctccctgtgtgtgtgtgtgcgtgtgcgtgtgcgtgtgtgtgcgtgtgtatatacttggTCGTTTTTCTACGTTGAGTTATACTAAAGACAATTCtacattaaactgaagggttgcaaatactttttttctgtgtatgtttatttaactTCAACAAGAACAGCGGTGGCATTAACTTCGATGACTCGGCCTGCTCGCCGTCATCGAACAATCTGCTGAAGACTAGGAAACCGAAACATCATGGTTGCTGTCACTGTATTTCTTGTAAAagtctaacatatatataaaaatgtgtggtgtggtgtgcgtgtgtgtgtgtgtgtgtgtgtgtgtgtgtgtgtgtgtgtgtgtgacaagatCTACAAGTGGCcatttttgatttgatttctgattttcattttcatgccacagacacacacacacacacacacacaaatacacacacacaccgacctCTTTAACACTTTATCTCTTCTCTCTTTAATGTCAACAGTTTCCCAACAAAGTAACGTCATAGTTGATAAAGACGGCAAACGGAAGCACACGCGGCCGACATTTTCTGGCCAACAGATATTCGCCCTGGAGAAAACATTTGaacaaacaaaatacttagcaggaCCAGAAAGAGCACGACTGGCTTACGCACTCGGGATGTCAGAAAGTCAAGTTAAGGTAGGTGAATGAATCGTCTTTTGACATTATTTAAACAAACGATTTAGTTGGAAACAACACTATCTCTAAGTATGGATTActctgagtgtttgtgtgtaggagtgtgtatatatgtgcataaatatatacatatacatacatacatatatatatatatttatatatatatacatgcatatatatatatacatatatacatgcatatatatatatacatatatacatgcatatatatatatacatatatacatgcatatatatatatacatatatacatgcataNNNNNNNNNNNNNNNNNNNNNNNNNNNNNNNNNNNNNNNNNNNNNNNNNNNNNNNNNNNNNNNNNNNNNNNNNNNNNNNNNNNNNNNNNNNNNNNNNNNNNNNNNNNNNNNNNNNNNNNNNNNNNNNNNNNNNNNNNNNNNNNNNNNNNNNNNNNNNNNNNNNNNNNNNNNNNNNNNNNNNNNNNNNNNNNNNNNNNNNNNNNNNNNNNNNNNNNNNNNNNNNNNNNNNNNNNNNNNNNNNNNNNNNNNNNNNNNNNNNNNNNNNNNNNNNNNNNNNNNNNNNNNNNNNNNNNNNNNNNNNNNNNNNNNNNNNNNNNNNNNNNNNNNNNNNNNNNNNNNNNNNNNNNNNNNNNNNNNNNNNNNNNNNNNNNNNNNNNNNNNNNNNNNNNNNNNNNNNNNNNNNNNNNNNNNNNNNNNNNNNNNNNNNNNNNNNNNNNNNNNNNNNNNNNNNNNNNNNNNNNNNNNNNNNNNNNNNNNNNNNNNNNNNNNNNNNNNNNNNNNNNNNNNNNNNNNNNNNNNNNNNNNNNNNNNNNNNNNNNNNNNNNNNNNNNNNNNNNNNNNNNNNNNNNNNNNNNNNNNNNNNNNNNNNNNNNNNNNNNNNNNNNNNNNNNNNNNNNNNNNNNNNNNNNNNNNNNNNNNNNNNNNNNNNNNNNNNNNNNNNNNNNNNNNNNNNNNNNNNNNNNNNNNNNNNNNNNNNNNNNNNNNNNNNNNNNNNNNNNNNNNNNNNNNNNNNNNNNNNNNNNNNNNNNNNNNNNNNNNNNNNNNNNNNNNNNNNNNNNNNNNNNNNNNNNNNNNNNNNNNNNNNNNNNNNNNNNNNNNNNNNNNNNNNNNNNNNNNNNNNNNNNNNNNNNNNNNNNNNNNNNNNNNNNNNNNNNNNNNNNNNNNNNNNNNNNNNNNNNNNNNNNNNNNNNNNNNNNNNNNNNNNNNNNNNNNNNNNNNNNNNNNNNNNNNNNNNNNNNNNNNNNNNNNNNNNNNNNNNNNNNNNNNNNNNNNNNNNNNNNNNNNNNNNNNNNNNNNNNNNNNNNNNNNNNNNNNNNNNNNNNNNNNNNNNNNNNNNNNNNNNNNNNNNNNNNNNNNNNNNNNNNNNNNNNNNNNNNNNNNNNNNNNNNNNNNNNNNNNNNNNNNNNNNNNNNNNNNNNNNNNNNNNNNNNNNNNNNNNNNNNNNNNNNNNNNNNNNNNNNNNNNNNNNNNNNNNNNNNNNNNNNNNNNNNNNNNNNNNNNNNNNNNNNNNNNNNNNNNNNNNNNNNNNNNNNNNNNNNNNNNNNNNNNNNNNNNNNNNNNNNNNNNNNNNNNNNNNNNNNNNNNNNNNNNNNNNNNNNNNNNNNNNNNNNNNNNNNNNNNNNNNNNNNNNNNNNNNNNNNNNNNNNNNNNNNNNNNNNNNNNNNNNNNNNNNNNNNNNNNNNNNNNNNNNNNNNNNNNNNNNNNNNNNNNNNNNNNNNNNNNNNNNNNNNNNNNNNNNNNNNNNNNNNNNNNNNNNNNNNNNNNNNNNNNNNNNNNNNNNNNNNNNNNNNNNNNNNNNNNNNNNNNNNNNNNNNNNNNNNNNNNNNNNNNNNNNNNNNNNNNNNNNNNNNNNNNNNNNNNNNNNNNNNNNNNNNNNNNNNNNNNNNNNNNNNNNNNNNNNNNNNNNNNNNNNNNNNNNNNNNNNNNNNNNNNNNNNNNNNNNNNNNNNNNNNNNNNNNNNNNNNNNNNNNNNNNNNNNNNNNNNNNNNNNNNNNNNNNNNNNNNNNNNNNNNNNNNNNNNNNNNNNNNNNNNNNNNNNNNNNNNNNNNNNNNNNNNNNNNNNNNNNNNNNNNNNNNNNNNNNNNNNNNNNNNNNNNNNNNNNNNNNNNNNNNNNNNNNNNNNNNN
Proteins encoded:
- the LOC106877757 gene encoding homeobox protein Nkx-6.1: MSTVSQQSNVIVDKDGKRKHTRPTFSGQQIFALEKTFEQTKYLAGPERARLAYALGMSESQVKVWFQNRRTKWRKRHAAEMASAKKKQEQAEELEGTSDLEDDSSDLARSHGMSLDHSG